In Thiofilum sp., the genomic window GAGGAGTATTAATCCCTTTAGTCGCTGAAAGCGGAAATACTTCCTGAAAATCACGCTTAGTATGTACCATTTCTAGCCAAGCCAGCAGCATCTCTTTATCCGACACCCGATCCACTTTATTAGCAATCAAAAACACCGAACATTTCACATGAGCTAAACGTTGTAAGACCAAATCATCTTCTTCTGTCCAGCGCATCGCCTCTACCAGCATTAAGACCGCATCGACTTCTTCTAGCGCTGCCACCGCTTCCATATTAATGGTCTTATTCAGCAAACTTTTACTGGTTTTATGAATACCCGGCGTATCCACAAACACAATTTGCACCTCACCCTCGGTCAAAATACCACGAATATTATGGCGCGTGGTTTGGGGCTTATTAGCAATAGCAGATACTTTCGCCCCGATTAAATGGTTCATTAAGGTAGATTTACCGACATTAGGGCGACCTGCAATCGCTACTAATCCGTATTGCTTCATAAAGTTCTCACTATTTCAAAGGCAAGACCCGCAGCATCTTGCTCGGCTTTGCGACGACTATTGGCTAAGCCTTCAGTACGAATTTTCAAGGCGGGAATCACACATTCGGCACGAAATGACTGCTTATGCGCCTCGCCCGTCACATCTAATAAATGATATTGGGGTAAGTCCATACTACGGGATTGTAAATATTCTTGTAGACGGCTTTTGGGGTCTTTTAAATCGTCCTCGGTAGGTAAGTCTCTCAGGCGCTGCTCATAAATTTTAAGCACAAACGCTTGTGCTTCAATCAAATTACGCTCTAAGTAAATACAGCCAATTAAAGCTTCTAAAGCATCCGCTAGAATCGACTTACGCCTAAACCCACCACTTTTTAATTCACCCGGCCCTAAACGTAAAAAATCACCCAAACGAATATCACCTGCTAATTGCGCTAAGGCATTTTCATTCACTAAAGAGGCCCTAAGCCTA contains:
- the era gene encoding GTPase Era gives rise to the protein MKQYGLVAIAGRPNVGKSTLMNHLIGAKVSAIANKPQTTRHNIRGILTEGEVQIVFVDTPGIHKTSKSLLNKTINMEAVAALEEVDAVLMLVEAMRWTEEDDLVLQRLAHVKCSVFLIANKVDRVSDKEMLLAWLEMVHTKRDFQEVFPLSATKGINTPQLQRTLLELMPESEWAYEDDDITDQSTKFICGELVREQLMTYLHQELPYSTAVEVERFEDKGKIIEIDAAIWVSRESQKGIIIGHKGESLKRIGSSARISIENFLERKVMLKLWVRLEENWENSPRHLQQLGISR
- the rnc gene encoding ribonuclease III, with protein sequence MERLDKLIDQALMATDSFKRAITHRSADGKNNERLEFLGDSVLGLIITTELYKRIPRASEGYLSRLRASLVNENALAQLAGDIRLGDFLRLGPGELKSGGFRRKSILADALEALIGCIYLERNLIEAQAFVLKIYEQRLRDLPTEDDLKDPKSRLQEYLQSRSMDLPQYHLLDVTGEAHKQSFRAECVIPALKIRTEGLANSRRKAEQDAAGLAFEIVRTL